A DNA window from Setaria viridis chromosome 2, Setaria_viridis_v4.0, whole genome shotgun sequence contains the following coding sequences:
- the LOC117845681 gene encoding uncharacterized protein yields the protein MENSDARPVRRVRCPKCHSVLEEPGAPVYQCGGCGTSLRAKNRTGNTGDAPKGSPSPSRSALPPQSRHLDSTDVASTSRSSTPTSLEATSSRHRATDTTSRHESGDLVSARRHGSSDVASTSSTPTVTSSRCQGTHTRSQGESGDIVSARRHGFGDVASTSSTPTATSSSRQGIDTTSRRESGDLVFARRHGSDDVASTSSTPDATSSRRQGTDTTSRRESGDLVSARDRVSGQEAVIEKREHDQSVANQEVFDNSEGRRPRDGGVAERTATSPGVSVHFPGGNKDATSELQDDTEKRMKRQAESPDAARKKHSGEAAVQPQYHHHHEELAPKSAQAPAVQSARGVLAKEDDTVAAAAGEKALSPSRHELEAENLAPLRKKILKTVEELKGDLSELFRKSPELNPTPRARPPRLPKQEGYVSRAAVASGLPAARARRAAAAADSHRAVKHGQVSAPPPPRGLPSRRYRRCRADPCCHTVQLRPCRHGCCRHHGKPECGSCRGHCCRPRAPEPSAPRKPPPAAKEAKRRLPPRNHCRPMLKGAPFIVCSSCFTLVQVPADFAVSTKTVRKLRCGACSTVLSYSYRDPARKKAYQDSLDQFSTDGSELHGGGGCAGQPDPFAPFVDGFGLSSYSTEDDHPLHVSRNTSFDTMDGTKVVGRLHRLMGYGSASELLRHSPDLYESFSERTTPDVGRYDRKGKGVCVYDYDVDDSDEEDGGALKRSVARGSGRWPLPGILGKGTPAPGAIRIK from the exons ATGGAAAATTCAGACGCCAGACCGGTTCGCCGTGTGAGATGTCCGAAGTGCCACAGCGTTCTTGAGGAGCCCGGCGCACCCGTCTACCAATGCGGTGGATGCGGCACTAGTCTTCGAG CGAAAAACCGCACCGGCAACACAGGAGATGCGCCCAAGGGTTCGCCTTCACCTTCAAGGAGTGCGCTGCCTCCTCAGAGCAGACACTTGGACTCCACTGACGTCGCGAGCACCAGCAGGTCCAGCACCCCCACTTCTCTTGAGGCCACGAGCAGCAGGCACCGAGCCACCGACACGACAAGCCGGCATGAGTCCGGTGATCTCGTGTCGGCGAGGAGGCATGGTTCCAGTGATGttgccagcaccagcagcactCCCACTGTTACAAGTAGCAGGTGCCAAGGCACTCACACGAGAAGCCAAGGCGAGTCCGGCGATATCGTCTCGGCGAGGAGGCATGGTTTCGGTGATGttgccagcaccagcagcactCCTACTGCTACAAGTAGCAGTCGCCAAGGCATTGACACAACAAGCCGACGCGAGTCCGGTGATCTCGTGTTCGCGAGGAGGCATGGTTCTGATGATGTTGCAAGTACCAGCAGCACCCCTGATGCCACAAGCAGCAGGCGCCAAGGCACTGACACGACGAGCCGACGCGAGTCCGGTGACCTTGTGTCGGCAAGGGATCGTGTTTCTGGGCAAGAAGCAGTGATCGAGAAGAGGGAACATGATCAGAGTGTTGCCAATCAGGAGGTCTTTGACAATTCTGAAGGTCGCAGACCAAGAGACGGCGGTGTCGCCGAGCGCACTGCTACTTCTCCCGGCGTCAGTGTCCACTTCCCCGGAGGAAACAAAGATGCTACTTCTGAATTGCAGGACGATACAGAGAAGAGGATGAAACGCCAGGCTGAATCACCCGACGCTGCAAGAAAGAAACATTCAGGTGAAGCCGCAGTGCAGCCACAGTACCACCACCATCACGAAGAACTTGCGCCGAAATCAGCTCAAGCCCCAGCTGTTCAGTCTGCACGAGGTGTGTTGGCAAAGGAAGATGacactgttgctgctgctgccggggAAAAGGCGTTGAGCCCCTCCCGCCATGAGCTTGAAGCAGAAAACTTGGCCCCCTTGCGGAAGAAGATTCTGAAGACAGTGGAAGAGCTGAAAGGCGACCTCTCTGAACTTTTCAGGAAGTCCCCAGAGCTCAATCCAACGCCACGCGCTCGCCCTCCTCGTCTTCCCAAGCAAGAAGGCTACGTGTCTCGCGCGGCCGTGGCCTCGGGCCTCCCTGCCGCCAGAGCTCGTCGTGCAGCTGCCGCCGCAGACAGCCACCGTGCGGTCAAGCACGGCCAAGTTtctgctccgcctcctccccgtggATTGCCGTCACGGCGCTACCGCCGGTGCAGAGCCGACCCGTGCTGCCACACCGTGCAGCTAAGGCCGTGCCGCCACggctgctgccgccaccacgGCAAGCCGGAGTGCGGCAGCTGCCGGGGACACTGCTGCAGGCCCAGAGCACCGGAGCCATCCGCGCCGCGgaagccaccgccggcggccaaGGAGGCCAAGCGTCGCCTGCCACCGCGCAACCACTGCCGGCCGATGCTGAAGGGCGCACCGTTCATCGTCTGCTCCAGCTGCTTCACGCTGGTCCAGGTGCCCGCCGACTTCGCCGTCTCGACCAAGACGGTGCGCAAGCTTCGGTGCGGCGCCTGCTCGACGGTGCTCTCCTACTCCTACAGGGACCCGGCCAGGAAGAAGGCTTACCAGGACTCCCTCGATCAGTTCAGCACGGACGGTTCCGAGctgcacggcggcggaggctgcgCGGGACAGCCGGACCCGTTCGCGCCGTTCGTCGACGGCTTCGGGCTGAGCAGCTACTCGACGGAGGACGACCATCCGCTTCACGTCTCGAGGAACACGTCGTTCGACACCATGGACGGGACGAAAGTGGTGGGCAGGCTGCACCGGCTGATGGGGTACGGGTCGGCGAGCGAGCTGCTCCGGCACTCCCCTGACCTGTACGAGAGCTTCAGTGAGCGGACGACGCCTGACGTGGGTCGGTACGACAGGAAAGGGAAAGGTGTTTGCGTCTACGACTACGACGTCGATGACTCCGACGAGGAAGACGGCGGCGCGCTGAAGAGATCGGTGGCGAGAGGGTCTGGTCGTTGGCCGCTCCCAGGGATTCTCGGCAAGGGGACCCCTGCACCGGGAGCCATCAGGATCAAGTGA
- the LOC117844508 gene encoding protein GAMETE EXPRESSED 1 encodes MAKAQAALKEGQTEMREKMDAGMARVEESYESLGKGMDNLKEETGYVKREIKSVGDSMSSKMQDLQSKADDIGSVAGKSLENQMHLLDRQSRTMEGLNNLHSFQAKALEASRETVEKLAQFGQRQQEELLARQAHDHLIQNSHSILEAQEEFRAKQANIFAALDKLHILHNAILAEYRFIKAFFFYCCIVFLIYMLTSAKQTFSIRGQLYFGLCITLVLEIGLIKIGADNSDKQFWVMSKVFLVRMLFLGVATVQILHSIFTYRDYEALNHRLLQTLVEKVRALEKNAGGRAQLPYDTEESEGSLMDYSWVFDELADEVDSKVDPSYEVVLPEVGENSIATLVGRRYNLRSRK; translated from the exons ATGGCTAAAGCTCAGGCAGCCCTCAAGGAAGGGCAAACGGAGATGAGGGAGAAGATGGACGCAGGCATGGCGCGCGTCGAGGAGTCGTATGAGAGCCTTGGTAAAGGGATGGATAACCTGAAAGAGGAGACAGGATACGTTAAGAGGGAAATAAAAAGTGTTGGCGACTCAATGTCTTCAAAGATGCAAGATTTGCAGAGCAAGGCTGATGATATTGGGAGTGTGGCTGGCAAGTCATTGGAGAATCAGATGCACCTGCTGGATCGTCAGAGCCGGACCATGGAAGGATTGAATAATCTCCACAGCTTTCAAGCAAAAGCTCTTGAAGCAAGCAG GGAAACAGTTGAGAAACTTGCGCAGTTTGGCCAACGCCAGCAGGAAGAGCTATTGGCCCGGCAAGCCCACGATCATCTCATCCAAAACTCGCACTCAATACTGGAAGCACAG GAAGAGTTCAGAGCAAAGCAGGCCAACATTTTTGCCGCTCTGGATAAACTGCACATCCTGCACAACGCCATCCTAGCTGAGTATCGCTTCATCAAGGCATTCTTCTTCTACTGCTGCATCGTGTTCCTCATCTACATGCTCACTAGTGCAAAGCAAACGTTCAGCATCCGGGGCCAGCTCTACTTTG GTCTTTGCATCACACTAGTCCTGGAGATTGGGCTGATCAAGATCGGCGCCGACAACTCGGACAAGCAGTTCTGGGTCATGTCCAAGGTGTTCTTGGTCAGAATGCTGTTCCTCGGGGTCGCCACTGTCCAGATCCTTCACTCTATATTCACCTACAG GGACTACGAGGCGCTGAACCACCGGCTCCTCCAGACGCTGGTGGAGAAAGTCCGGGCGCTGGAGAAGAACGCCGGCGGGAGGGCGCAGCTGCCGTACGACACGGAGGAGAGCGAGGGGAGCCTGATGGATTACTCGTGGGTCTTCGACGAGCTGGCGGACGAGGTGGACAGCAAGGTGGATCCGAGCTACGAGGTCGTGTTGCCGGAGGTCGGCGAGAACTCCATCGCAACGTTGGTGGGCCGGAGGTACAATCTACGGTCGCGGAAGTAG